Proteins from a single region of Octopus bimaculoides isolate UCB-OBI-ISO-001 chromosome 11, ASM119413v2, whole genome shotgun sequence:
- the LOC106877163 gene encoding pneumococcal serine-rich repeat protein isoform X5: protein MASNEPREGSSFSSSLEADLSEQCTTKNNEQLAVSQMKKTGDSGLQPRNIQVHSTAYSTREMNNTEPDSVRNMWSQAHMASTASSSLNSVPGCQIPPPWPETLVMSTAASAPSTKNYNMPTQSSANNYPNVNPVNSYLLPNSSNSLPLPSCGNLKGPTYSDSNQKVPTSNQVPFFSPTSSSKKNNSVKILSASSTYSKTAAGFPSSTLGQIGFTTTSASSTSSTNPLMNPCPSKYSAQSLGKPSGLITSSNIGSVAPNFSNSGTEPMIISKSFSTPVNSMQLSHSNDSPVGVTSTESYQQSTPDINSMNITQVSNSSVSAGQMPSSSVIHMVAGSKKAGQMRPISVSPSHILSSSVSSGHLESSSLNQGHISSSSVTSGHCIEGSMNLGHMVNPVNPNNALLTPSHMQNNALKTGHGQMLPSTLQQQQQQQHQSQISSGQIHPAQVQGGSLHTNQISPGPKHSGQMPGVHTMHTIHMINTPINQGPGSVHQPQVPPGIIHPSQIPAGHMQGKPMEHSQRSGLMHPDQMSNRPMLSAQLSDIPISTPQSTSGSLQTGFVASYMNSNQSSVSSSSLQPTQVPSSSVYSPQGSVSSSYNIQDSIYSMQRSNNSSYPGQMSGGSVHPAQVSGGSIHPARVSGASAHPAQVSGASVHPAQVSGASTHLAQVSGSSVQPVMVSGASAHPAKVLGSPVRPAMMPGNSAHLAQVSSSSAHLAQVSGSSAHPAQVSGSSTHPAQVSGGSTLLGQVSVGSAQPVQVSGSSPYPAQVSGSSAHPAQVSSGSVHLAQVSGSSAHLVQMLGNTTQVLGNSVNSTPVACSSASSLQMSDNVSQLSQVSGSSVHPSQLSDNAVHLSQMAASSVHLPQGCSNSTSSAQISDSSHVTHLPSGSVDPLLVSGSSSHIMQKPASSTHLLQPSNTSAHVSSVSHLSTVGPQLHGTSGKPLAANYTLTASVSVSSGKQNLNNPVAPARTASDPTKLRSPYGNANFMKLNQVSSSSSESRGLKTNNSLSHSQGTTSSYKDSTSLSKTEQTVDSVTNTAFISSNTSPVERPVSSLPNISQVIEESLNANLISDACRKDNNSNSCKKVKPSTEVSNTSQASSSSLPNQTIENVSKLNYISGNVVKTDKMYGSSLKPEQLPSSLVTNVQAPNNSRKTNEMSGNSKTDQMVAGYSGFGQISNTALKTGVVESTLPGNIVKTSTADNSKKPETTLGNNDNSMNTASVSTNSSRTGQLFGNTGKTDYVTGSSMKVEKMTGDPLKTVSQSKMGQVCSTTNRSVNQHPASMFSSNNDQASVSSSRISQNRRCSSSFKQDEVSGNSFRNENSLTSSTENFLVTASSAVSCQVSASSVSGSHTISEAHTASSTQNSQVTASSIDHGQVSASSTESHQLLDNSQVSGSDHVTASSNEKNQVSASSSASLVGSTQVSCTDTNSNHASSSATSSENCQVTASCTENIQNVVSSMSVDQESSQDVATSSANSLLEDGFGNCDASDISASTTTFGNEITNNQGISSSTEFENQFDVQHLSSIDVNSTESSEATCRSVKDMGQASSSGQSDLRKTEKNQATSTTAIASSDFSERAKLINSGSPSEPTSSSTENSQISSNIKDESAEPRVETAMEVSSVEEADSATTSAETTKPKANGTTSCPPVVTTTEKSSSSSRKDHSEIVDHDDHEHHAFLPDQLFEYQWPDMSSEWYILQEQVSEYLTVKSFKRKYPDLKRRPAEMKEKEFLRERGVVTETQCDLGLTALRCEEVYDLMLRDYPEKYQEFASILHERERQSINEKHKGYEVPPKLEKSKMADYVRKAMRSASEFNSQFQRERREERRAYFDLQTMVIHYPAHKYPKLETTCAKVPAYPVSLIPGQYQEFYKRYEPKELKYFPLNTCIYGPPKRILNPLVKPSNVDSSEEMDDNQDDQADSGSDGESNDNDSSDSEVSQPLLPQPAPTPSPRRGRKIAGDHKDHKERSFFSKKQTNQKKDCRFCHKGPMKGRNRKEELVSCSECGSTEIGVYTKTDGISKLTNVRMT, encoded by the exons ATGGCCTCTAATGAGCCAAGAGAGGGCTCGTCGTTTTCTAGTTCATTGGAAGCCGATTTAAGTGAACAATGTACAACTAAAAACAACGAGCAGCTGGCTGTTTCCCAGATGAAAAAG acAGGGGACAGTGGTTTGCAACCCAGGAATATACAAGTCCACAGTACAGCGTACAGTACAagagaaatgaacaacactgaaCCAGATTCTGTGAGAAATATGTGGTCTCAAGCTCATATGGCATCTACTGCTTCTAGTTCTTTGAATTCAGTTCCTGGGTGTCAAATTCCACCTCCTTGGCCCGAAACCTTGGTAATGAGCACAGCTGCTTCTGCTCCATCTACTAAAAACTACAACATGCCAACCCAGTCCTCAGCAAATAACTATCCTAATGTTAATCCAGTAAACTCTTATTTATTACCCAACAGTTCAAATAGTTTACCATTACCTAGTTGTGGAAACCTCAAAGGACCTACCTATTCTGATAGCAACCAAAAAGTTCCTACAAGTAATCAAGTTCCATTTTTCAGTCCAACATCCAGCTCCAAAAAGAATAATTCTGTTAAAATTCTCTCTGCTTCTAGTACTTATAGTAAAACCGCTGCTGGTTTCCCCAGTTCAACATTAGGTCAGATAGGGTTTACTACAACTTCTGCTAGTTCTACAAGTTCAACAAACCCGCTAATGAATCCTTGTCCttcaaaatattctgctcagaGTCTTGGAAAACCATCTGGCCTAATAACATCAAGTAATATTGGCTCTGTTGCTCCGAACTTTTCAAATTCTGGAACAGAACCCATGATTATTTCAAAAAGTTTTTCAACTCCAGTAAATTCGATGCAGTTATCTCATAGTAATGATAGTCCGGTAGGAGTAACTTCAACGGAAAGTTATCAGCAGTCCACACCAGATATTAACTCTATGAACATAACTCAGGTTTCAAATAGTTCTGTGAGTGCTGGACAAATGCCGAGTAGTTCAGTGATTCATATGGTTGCTGGTTCCAAGAAAGCTGGCCAGATGAGACCCATTTCTGTTAGTCCAAGTCATATATTATCTAGTTCTGTAAGTTCTGGACATTTGGAATCCAGTTCATTGAACCAGGGTCATATCTCAAGTAGTTCTGTTACTTCTGGCCATTGTATTGAAGGATCGATGAATTTAGGTCATATGGTTAACCCAGTAAATCCTAATAATGCTTTGTTGACACCCAGTCATATGCAAAATAATGCTCTGAAAACAGGCCATGGCCAGATGTTACCTAgtacattacaacaacaacaacagcagcaacaccagagTCAAATTTCTAGTGGTCAAATACATCCTGCACAAGTACAGGGTGGTTCATTGCACACAAATCAAATATCTCCTGGTCCAAAACATTCAGGTCAAATGCCTGGTGTTCACACAATGCATACTATTCACATGATAAATACTCCTATAAATCAAGGGCCAGGCTCTGTGCATCAGCCTCAAGTTCCTCCTGGAATCATACATCCCAGCCAAATCCCAGCAGGGCATATGCAGGGAAAGCCAATGGAACATAGTCAACGGTCAGGACTTATGCATCCTGACCAAATGTCAAATAGACCAATGCTTTCCGCTCAATTATCAGATATACCCATAAGCACTCCTCAGTCTACTAGTGGTTCTTTACAAACTGGCTTTGTAGCTAGTTATATGAATTCTAACCAAAGTTCCGTTTCTAGTAGCTCCCTTCAGCCTACACAGGTTCCTAGTAGCTCTGTATATTCTCCACAAGGATCAGTCAGTTCTAGTTACAATATACAAGATTCTATTTACTCAATGCAAAGATCTAACAATTCCTCCTATCCAGGACAAATGTCAGGAGGCTCTGTTCATCCTGCTCAGGTGTCAGGGGGCTCCATACACCCGGCACGGGTGTCAGGTGCTTCTGCACACCCTGCACAGGTGTCAGGTGCTTCTGTACACCCTGCTCAGGTGTCAGGTGCTTCCACACACCTTGCACAGGTGTCAGGAAGTTCTGTACAGCCTGTTATGGTGTCAGGTGCTTCCGCACACCCTGCAAAGGTATTAGGTAGTCCTGTACGCCCAGCTATGATGCCAGGCAACTCCGCACACCTAGCACAGGTGTCAAGTAGCTCTGCACACCTGGCACAGGTGTCAGGCAGCTCTGCACACCCTGCACAGGTGTCAGGCAGTTCTACACACCCTGCACAGGTGTCAGGCGGCTCCACACTCCTTGGACAGGTGTCAGTCGGCTCCGCACAACCTGTACAGGTGTCAGGTAGTTCTCCATACCCTGCACAGGTGTCAGGCAGCTCTGCACACCCTGCACAGGTGTCAAGTGGCTCTGTACACCTTGCACAGGTGTCAGGCAGTTCTGCACACCTTGTACAAATGTTGGGTAATACTACCCAGGTACTCGGCAATTCTGTTAACTCTACACCAGTCGCTTGTAGCTCTGCCAGTTCTTTACAGATGTCAGATAATGTATCACAGCTTTCCCAAGTATCAGGCAGTTCTGTGCATCCATCACAACTATCAGACAATGCTGTGCATCTATCACAAATGGCTGCCAGCTCGGTGCATTTACCACAAGGATGTAGCAATTCTACTTCGTCAGCACAGATATCTGATAGTTCTCATGTAACACACCTACCTAGTGGCTCTGTGGATCCTCTGCTGGTTTCTGGTAGTTCTTCCCACATTATGCAGAAACCAGCTAGTTCTACTCACCTTTTACAACCCTCAAACACTTCTGCACATGTGTCATCGGTTTCACATTTGAGCACAGTTGGGCCCCAACTGCATGGGACTTCTGGAAAGCCACTAGCTGCAAATTATACACTCACTGCATCAGTTTCAGTAAGTTCTGGTAAACAAAATTTGAATAATCCTGTTGCTCCAGCAAGAACTGCCTCAGACCCCACTAAGTTACGGAGCCCCTATGGGAATGCTAACTTTATGAAATTGAACCAAGTGTCTAGTAGTAGTTCTGAAAGTCGGGGTCTGAAAACTAATAATTCGTTGTCACATAGTCAAGGAACAACAAGCTCTTATAAAGATTCAACCAGTCTCAGCAAAACAGAACAGACTGTCGACAGTGTTACTAACACTGCTTTTATTTCCAGTAACACTTCTCCGGTTGAAAGACCTGTTAGTAGTCTCCCCAATATAAGCCAGGTTATTGAGGAGTCATTGAATGCTAACTTGATTTCAGATGCTTGCAGGAAAGATAATAATTCAAATTCGTGTAAAAAAGTCAAGCCATCTACTGAGGTTTCTAACACTTCTCAAGCTTCATCTAGTTCTCTCCCCAACCAAACAattgaaaatgtttcaaaattaaattatatttctgggAATGTAGTTAAAACTGACAAAATGTATGGCAGTTCTTTAAAACCTGAACAGTTACCATCAAGTCTTGTCACAAATGTACAGGCACCCAATAACTCTCGAAAGACTAATGAAATGTCTGGAAATTCCAAAACTGATCAGATGGTGGCTGGTTACAGTGGATTTGGTCAAATATCTAATACTGCTCTGAAGACTGGTGTAGTGGAAAGCACTTTACCTGGTAATATTGTAAAAACTTCAACAGCTGACAATTCTAAGAAACCTGAAACTACACTAGGAAATAATGACAATTCCATGAACACTGCATCTGTAAGTACCAATTCTTCAAGAACTGGTCAGTTGTTTGGCAATACTGGAAAGACAGATTATGTGACAGGAAGTTCTATGAAAGTAGAGAAAATGACTGGTGATCCTTTAAAGACAGTAAGCCAGAGTAAAATGGGCCAAGTGTGTAGTACAACTAACAGATCTGTTAACCAACATCCAGCTTCTatgttttcttcaaataatgATCAAGCATCTGTTTCTTCATCACGAATTAGTCAGAATCGAAGATGTTCCAGCTCTTTTAAACAAGATGAAGTTTCTGGCAATTCCTTCCGGAATGAGAATTCTTTGACTAGTTCAACTGAAAATTTTCTTGTTACTGCCAGTTCAGCTGTAAGTTGTCAGGTATCAGCCAGTTCAGTAAGTGGTAGCCACACAATTAGTGAAGCACATACAGCAAGCTCAACTCAGAACAGCCAGGTTACTGCTAGTTCTATTGATCACGGTCAGGTGTCAGCTAGTTCTACTGAAAGCCATCAGCTTTTAGATAACAGCCAAGTTAGTGGCAGTGATCATGTTACAGCCAGTTCTAATGAAAAAAATCAAGTTTCTGCAAGTTCTTCTGCTAGTCTCGTGGGCAGCACTCAGGTTAGTTGTACAGACACTAACAGCAACCATGCTAGTTCATCAGCTACTTCATCTGAAAATTGCCAAGTCACTGCCAGTTGCACTGAAAACATTCAGAATGTTGTTAGCTCAATGAGTGTGGACCAAGAAAGCAGCCAAGATGTTGCTACATCCTCAGCAAACAGTTTATTGGAAGACGGTTTTGGAAATTGTGATGCATCTGACATTTCTGCTTCAACCACAACGTTTGGCAATGAAATTACTAATAACCAAGGCATATCAAGTTCTACTGAATTTGAAAATCAGTTTGATGTGCAGCACTTGTCAAGTATTGATGTTAATTCTACTGAAAGTTCAGAAGCTACTTGCAGGTCAGTAAAGGACATGGGACAGGCATCAAGTTCTGGTCAGTCTGACttgagaaaaacagagaaaaatcaaGCAACTTCTACAACTGCTATTGCATCATCGGATTTTTCTGAAAGAGCTAAACTAATTAACTCTGGCTCTCCTTCAGAACCGACATCTAGTTCTACCGAAAACTCTCAAATTAGTTCCAATATAAAAGATGAATCAGCAGAACCTAGGGTTGAAACGGCAATGGAAGTTTCAAGTGTCGAAGAAGCAGATTCAGCAACTACTAGTGCTGAAACTACAAAACCTAAAGCAAATGGGACCACATCTTGTCCACCAGTTGTGACAACAACAGAGAAAAGTAGTTCATCTAGCCGTAAAGATCATAGTGAGATTGTGGATCATGACGACCATGAACA tCATGCCTTCCTTCCTGATCAACTTTTTGAGTACCAATGGCCAGATATGAGTAGTGAATGGTACATATTGCAAGAACAAGTCAGCGAATACTTGACTGTTAAATCATTTAAACGAAAATATCCAG atCTGAAAAGACGGCctgcagaaatgaaagaaaaggaatttttgAGAGAACGTGGTGTAGTTACTGAAACCCAGTGTGATCTTG GATTAACCGCCCTAAGATGTGAAGAAGTATATGATTTGATGTTGAGAGATTATCCTGAGAAATATCAG GAATTCGCTTCAATTCTCCATGAACGAGAACGACAGTCTATTAATGAGAAGCACAAAGGTTATGAAGTG CCTCCTAAGCTTGAAAAGAGCAAGATGGCTGATTATGTAAGGAAGGCAATGAGATCAGCTTCAGAGTTTAATAGCCAATTTCAGCGAGAAAGGAGGGAGGAGAGAAGGGCATATTTTGACTTGCAAACTATG GTTATCCACTATCCTGCTCACAAATATCCTAAACTGGAAACTACTTGTGCAAAAGTACCTGCTTATCCTGTTAGCTTGATCCCAGGGCAATACCAAGAATTCTACAAAag ATATGAACCAAAGGAACTTAAATACTTTCCTCTCAACACGTGTATTTATGGGCCTCCCAAAAGGATACTTAATCCTTTAGTGAAACCTTCAAATGTTGATTCATCTGAAGAAATGGACGATAACCAAGAT gATCAAGCAGATTCTGGTTCTGATGGTGAGAGTAATGACAATGATTCAAGTGATTCGGAAGTTAGCCAGCCTCTACTTCCTCAACCAGCTCCTACTCCTTCTCCACGGAGAGGCCGGAAAATTGCTGGAGACCACAAGGACCATAAAGAG